One window of Nymphaea colorata isolate Beijing-Zhang1983 chromosome 1, ASM883128v2, whole genome shotgun sequence genomic DNA carries:
- the LOC116261777 gene encoding uncharacterized protein LOC116261777: MVGGASRRDDGPLGINRSNGFAALESLRRKKKSDKSSSKNKGSKTPAKEAEPQVFWAPAPLTVKSWADVDDDDDYYATTAPPQSVWGAPEQQQTKDTSSVAEESETEDDMLDEGDDIDEDEHEHEHEHDVPPPVEPEVKKPLQPAVAPKETERQLSKKELKKKELAELEAVLAELGLNKPSEKEESQGGEVEKKGEEVNGTAEKKEGCSTQAESKSAKKKKAKKEKAAKEAKDPQEQMNGSHVDGPEEVAENELAEEGTPQIDMKERLKKVASSKKKKSGKELDGAAKAAAIEAAARSAKLAAAKKKEKAHYNQQPVR, from the exons ATGGTTGGAGGAGCAAGCAGGAGGGACGATGGGCCCTTGGGGATAAACAGATCGAATGGATTTGCAGCACTTGAGAGCCTCCGCAGGAAGAAGAAATCTGACAAGAGTTCATCGAAGAACAAGGGCTCGAAGACTCCGGCAAAAGAAGCAGAGCCTCAGGTTTTTTGGGCTCCTGCACCGCTGACCGTTAAATCGTGGGCTGACGTCGATGATGACGATGATTACTATGCTACAACAGCTCCACCTCAGTCAGTCTGGGGTGCGCCCGAGCAGCAGCAGACCAAGGATACCTCAAGCGTTGCCGAG GAAAGTGAAACTGAAGATGATATGCTGGATGAGGGTGATGATATTGATGAGGATGAGCATGAACATGAACACGAACATGATGTGCCTCCTCCAGTTGAACCAGAGGTGAAGAAACCACTTCAACCTGCTGTGGCTCCTAAGGAGACTGAACGACAGCTCTCAAAGAAGgaactgaagaagaaggagtTGGCAGAACTTGAGGCCGTTTTAGCTGAGCTGGGTCTTAATAAGCCAAGTGAGAAAGAAGAATCACAAG GAGGTGAAGTAGAGAAAAAGGGGGAGGAGGTGAATGGAActgcagaaaagaaagagggtTGTTCTACACAAGCTGAGAGCAAAAGTGCCAAAAAGAAGAAGGCAAAGAAGGAAAAGGCAgccaaagaagcaaaagatCCTCAGGAGCAGATGAATGGTTCTCATGTTGATGGCCCTGAGGAAGTTGCAGAGAATGAACTAGCTGAAGAAGGTACCCCACAGATTGACATGAAAGAGCGGCTGAAGAAAGTAGCTtcttcaaagaagaaaaaatctgGCAAAGAGTTGGATGGTGCTGCCAAAGCAGCTGCAATTGAGGCTGCTGCTCGAAGTGCCAAGCTTGCTGctgcaaagaagaaagagaaggctCATTATAATCAACAGCCTGTGCGGTAA
- the LOC116267680 gene encoding psbP domain-containing protein 5, chloroplastic isoform X1, which yields MAASLHLLCPSPGSAQSFPLSLSSSRACAFGSGDSNEFTRRAKSWPGFVSKGGGLRVRASVSSVPDRGNSRRDFVLLGLGFCGAASSLVFSPDSGAVEVEQDEDVSNALLLDEINSCSFLYPLELPSKKFSFKWVESRKPERYSSAAPLSADARQRIVSERVDMIHNLVISVSIGPPNSLFLKSNDKRTWNAKDVADSVLSDRSSLRVSTGQRMSESSVIDAHCTDVDGEPYWYYEYLIRKSPTRPDQGANYRHYLASTAERDGYLYSLTASTPSKQWNLMGPYLKRTVESFRLIPPTENYVPPYKDPWRFW from the exons ATGGCGGCATCTCTCCATCTCCTCTGCCCCTCTCCCGGCTCGGCTCAAAGTTTCCCACTCAGTCTCTCTTCCTCTAG AGCATGCGCTTTTGGATCGGGAGACAGTAATGAGTTTACGCGGAGAGCAAAATCATGGCCAGGATTCGTCAGCAAGGGAGGTGGCCTTCGAGTTCGAGCCTCCGTGTCGTCGGTGCCGGACAGGGGGAATTCGCGGAGGGATTTCGTGCTTCTAGGGTTGGGGTTCTGCGGAGCGGCTTcgtctcttgttttctctcccGATTCAG GTGCGGTTGAAGTTGAACAAGATGAAGATGTATCAAATGCTTTGCTGCTTGATGAAAtaaattcttgttctttcttataCCCTTTGGAGCTTCCTAGTAAAAAGTTTTCCTTCAAATG GGTGGAGTCAAGAAAACCGGAGCGTTATTCATCCGCTGCACCATTATCTg CTGATGCACGCCAGCGTATTGTGTCTGAACGTGTTGACATGATCCATAATTTAGTAATTTCAGTCTCG ATAGGTCCTCCAAATTCACTTTTCTTGAAATCAAACGATAAAAGAACGTGGAATGCCAAAGATGTTGCTGACTCTGTCTTATCAGACAGATCATCCCTG CGTGTAAGTACTGGCCAACGCATGTCCGAGAGTTCTGTCATTGATGCACATTGTACTGAT GTTGATGGAGAGCCTTACTGGTATTATGAATATCTCATACGAAAATCTCCAACTAGACCT GACCAAGGAGCCAACTATAGGCATTACTTGGCTTCAACGGCTGAACGAGATG GTTACCTGTACTCATTGACTGCTTCGACTCCTAGTAAGCAATGGAATCTT ATGGGACCTTATTTGAAGAGAACCGTGGAATCATTTCGACTTATCCCTCCCACAGAGAATTACGTCCCTCCATATAAAGACCCGTGGAGGTTCTGGTAA
- the LOC116267680 gene encoding psbP domain-containing protein 5, chloroplastic isoform X2, giving the protein MAASLHLLCPSPGSAQSFPLSLSSSRACAFGSGDSNEFTRRAKSWPGFVSKGGGLRVRASVSSVPDRGNSRRDFVLLGLGFCGAASSLVFSPDSGAVEVEQDEDVSNALLLDEINSCSFLYPLELPSKKFSFKWVESRKPERYSSAAPLSADARQRIVSERVDMIHNLVISVSIGPPNSLFLKSNDKRTWNAKDVADSVLSDRSSLRVSTGQRMSESSVIDAHCTDVDGEPYWYYEYLIRKSPTRPEKRNIAPELFQRGLH; this is encoded by the exons ATGGCGGCATCTCTCCATCTCCTCTGCCCCTCTCCCGGCTCGGCTCAAAGTTTCCCACTCAGTCTCTCTTCCTCTAG AGCATGCGCTTTTGGATCGGGAGACAGTAATGAGTTTACGCGGAGAGCAAAATCATGGCCAGGATTCGTCAGCAAGGGAGGTGGCCTTCGAGTTCGAGCCTCCGTGTCGTCGGTGCCGGACAGGGGGAATTCGCGGAGGGATTTCGTGCTTCTAGGGTTGGGGTTCTGCGGAGCGGCTTcgtctcttgttttctctcccGATTCAG GTGCGGTTGAAGTTGAACAAGATGAAGATGTATCAAATGCTTTGCTGCTTGATGAAAtaaattcttgttctttcttataCCCTTTGGAGCTTCCTAGTAAAAAGTTTTCCTTCAAATG GGTGGAGTCAAGAAAACCGGAGCGTTATTCATCCGCTGCACCATTATCTg CTGATGCACGCCAGCGTATTGTGTCTGAACGTGTTGACATGATCCATAATTTAGTAATTTCAGTCTCG ATAGGTCCTCCAAATTCACTTTTCTTGAAATCAAACGATAAAAGAACGTGGAATGCCAAAGATGTTGCTGACTCTGTCTTATCAGACAGATCATCCCTG CGTGTAAGTACTGGCCAACGCATGTCCGAGAGTTCTGTCATTGATGCACATTGTACTGAT GTTGATGGAGAGCCTTACTGGTATTATGAATATCTCATACGAAAATCTCCAACTAGACCT gaaaaaaggaatatTGCACCTGAATTGTTCCAGCGTGGGTTGCATTGA
- the LOC116246121 gene encoding omega-hydroxypalmitate O-feruloyl transferase, protein MASHIQDLHFTHVDIPITIDAIEPVFPAGPVPVSPTDHLYLSNLDDMVGSCIFTPTVYFYPCDDPAAKKLPVGRVMHDALARVLVPYYPFSGRLRDAGNGKLEVYFPAGKSALFVKARTSITIDELGELNVPNPAWAQLIHRFPAEGPYEVIGMPLVIAQVTFFGCGGFSLGLRLCHCLCDGVGAMQFVSAWAQAARDPTSSILAPVWDRESLKPRAPPRVRYLHHEFAHIDDISNLGSALSPAGLVQKCFLIDAHFQAQLKHRVQARGQADFTTFDALAAHVWQCWVKALRLCPRSQSMRLTVSVNARDKLSDPPLKRGYYGNVIGVACSKCTVAELIDQPLEHVAGLVRAARLAVNEEYIRSMIDYIELVRPKLEFAGKLTITTWTRFSLYEGADFGWGKPRYAGPADLLPTPQLCLFLPVQEGACPSLSPGSVIVCICLPNWSVPEFKQCLMMNASTEGDEVECHLPS, encoded by the coding sequence ATGGCTTCTCACATACAAGATCTACACTTCACTCATGTGGACATCCCCATAACCATTGATGCCATTGAGCCAGTCTTCCCCGCCGGCCCGGTTCCGGTCAGCCCCACTGACCATCTCTACCTCTCTAACCTCGACGACATGGTTGGCTCCTGCATCTTCACCCCGACGGTCTACTTCTATCCCTGCGACGATCCGGCCGCGAAAAAATTGCCGGTCGGAAGAGTCATGCATGATGCGCTTGCTAGGGTTCTTGTTCCATACTACCCATTTTCCGGCCGGCTCAGGGACGCCGGAAATGGCAAGCTAGAGGTTTACTTCCCGGCTGGCAAGAGTGCACTATTTGTGAAGGCACGTACTAGTATAACAATTGATGAACTGGGTGAGCTCAACGTTCCGAACCCGGCATGGGCCCAGCTGATCCACCGGTTTCCGGCGGAGGGTCCCTATGAGGTCATAGGCATGCCTCTAGTCATAGCCCAGGTAACCTTTTTTGGATGTGGTGGGTTCAGCCTGGGCTTGCGCCTATGCCATTGTCTTTGTGATGGTGTTGGGGCTATGCAGTTTGTGAGCGCCTGGGCTCAGGCAGCCAGAGACCCCACCAGCAGCATCTTGGCTCCTGTTTGGGATAGAGAATCATTGAAGCCTAGGGCACCACCCAGGGTAAGGTACCTCCACCATGAGTTCGCCCACATTGATGACATCTCTAATCTTGGCTCAGCCCTGAGCCCAGCTGGGCTCGTCCAGAAATGCTTCCTCATTGATGCCCACTTCCAGGCCCAGCTCAAGCACCGTGTCCAAGCCCGTGGCCAGGCCGACTTCACCACCTTTGATGCATTAGCAGCACATGTATGGCAGTGCTGGGTCAAAGCGCTGCGTCTGTGCCCTAGGTCCCAGTCGATGCGTTTGACCGTTTCGGTCAACGCTAGGGACAAGCTCAGTGATCCACCGCTGAAAAGAGGATACTATGGCAATGTGATTGGTGTGGCCTGCTCCAAATGCACAGTAGCTGAGCTAATTGACCAACCGCTGGAGCATGTGGCTGGGCTGGTCAGGGCGGCTAGGCTCGCGGTCAATGAGGAGTACATACGTTCGATGATTGATTACATCGAGTTGGTTCGACCCAAGCTCGAGTTCGCCGGAAAGTTGACCATAACGACATGGACAAGGTTCTCATTGTATGAGGGTGCAGACTTCGGGTGGGGCAAGCCTAGGTACGCTGGACCTGCTGACCTGCTGCCAACGCCACAATTGTGCTTATTCTTGCCGGTTCAAGAGGGTGCATGTCCGAGCCTGAGCCCGGGCTCGGTCATAGTCTGCATCTGCTTGCCTAACTGGTCCGTGCCAGAGTTCAAGCAGTGTCTCATGATGAACGCAAGCACTGAAGGCGATGAAGTTGAATGTCATCTGCCCTCTTGA